CAAGGCCGAGGCCGATCTGTCGGTCAGTCAGTTCAACGTGCTGCGCATCCTGCGGGGCTCGCATCCGGAGCGGTTGCCCTCGTCGGAGATCGGCACGCGCATGGTGGCGCGGGATCCGGATGTCACGCGCCTGGTGGACCGCCTGAGTACGCGCGGACTGGTGGTGCGGGAGCGGAGCGCCAGCGATCGCCGCGTGGTGGAGGTCGGCATCACCGACGCGGGGCTCGCGCTGCTCGCGCAGCTCGACCCCCATGCCAAGCGCATGCCCAAGGCGCTCGTGGGCGGGCTCGGCAAGACCAAGCTCATCGCCCTGCGCGCGCTGCTCGACGAGCTCCTGCAGAAGTTCGGCACGTTTCCCTGATCGCCTGGCGATCCATCACCGGCGCTCGGCTGCCTCATTACTCCTCACGACGACAGTCCTTTCAAGGCCCAACGAGTTTCCCGCCCCACCGTATTCCCGCGCGTCGCCCTTCCTCCCTTTGCCGGAGTACTCTCATGGCCCCGCTGCCGCCGCTCGCTGTCATCATTCGCCACCGTTGCGCCGACTTTGACCGCT
This window of the Gemmatimonadaceae bacterium genome carries:
- a CDS encoding MarR family transcriptional regulator, with protein sequence MRHEVAKALKQRRKFDSIDQEVVLSLRMLANRILEPWEKFLKAEADLSVSQFNVLRILRGSHPERLPSSEIGTRMVARDPDVTRLVDRLSTRGLVVRERSASDRRVVEVGITDAGLALLAQLDPHAKRMPKALVGGLGKTKLIALRALLDELLQKFGTFP